A part of Paenibacillus sp. 481 genomic DNA contains:
- a CDS encoding ABC transporter permease, whose protein sequence is MNNAQTALKVAAGIFLTIALITIVVLLFVSAQEATKTAQNEFSSIQTELSKASFTVYDNTSVSGSQVINAIRKFHKQDQFGIRVITGKNKFSDKNHKGQYYGLSVTDAGTFDGSNRNDSIEEAISESKDAYVNPSGKFKAKVILDSSNVIRGIVFNQQ, encoded by the coding sequence ATGAATAATGCACAGACGGCTCTCAAGGTGGCGGCAGGTATTTTTTTAACAATAGCTTTGATTACAATCGTTGTATTGCTGTTCGTATCCGCACAAGAAGCGACGAAAACGGCGCAAAATGAGTTCTCGTCGATTCAGACGGAGTTAAGTAAGGCATCCTTTACGGTGTATGACAATACATCAGTAAGTGGTTCGCAAGTTATTAATGCGATTCGTAAATTTCATAAGCAGGATCAGTTTGGAATTCGTGTTATTACAGGGAAAAACAAATTCAGTGATAAAAATCATAAAGGTCAATATTATGGTTTGAGCGTTACAGATGCTGGAACATTCGACGGCTCTAATCGGAATGACAGTATCGAGGAGGCTATCTCTGAATCAAAGGATGCATATGTGAATCCGAGCGGAAAGTTCAAAGCTAAAGTCATTTTGGATTCTAGCAATGTCATTCGCGGGATCGTTTTTAATCAGCAGTAA
- the thiS gene encoding sulfur carrier protein ThiS, whose translation MQQLTINGKFMDIPEEVHTVQHLLEWLQMSNRIVIVEHNEQIVMKTEHVDKRIQHGDKIEIVHFVGGG comes from the coding sequence ATGCAGCAACTAACTATTAATGGAAAATTCATGGACATACCAGAAGAAGTTCATACCGTGCAGCACTTGTTGGAGTGGCTGCAGATGAGCAATCGTATCGTTATTGTCGAACATAACGAACAGATCGTGATGAAAACCGAGCATGTCGATAAACGAATTCAACATGGTGACAAAATCGAAATCGTACATTTTGTCGGAGGGGGTTAA
- a CDS encoding alpha/beta hydrolase: MSDSSLFKRTIVKHDIPSFHLGESRHVRVYLPPGYQEMLSYPVVYCQDGEDFFNFGRIATHANRLILEEDMEPFIIVGVDVDKKIRTSEYAPDGDRFESYCKAFAEEIVPTIERLYPVRTDWTDVILAGDSLAGTVSLHLALQYPERFRQVIAMSGAYYSASQQLIAAERDLSWLHMHMIVGLQETAYPTDRGTFDFVDLNRTAKKLLEERGAKLHYEEMDGNHLWGFWQKHLPDALKYFLM, translated from the coding sequence ATGTCTGATTCATCTTTGTTCAAGCGTACAATTGTAAAACATGATATCCCAAGCTTCCATCTCGGGGAAAGTCGACACGTTCGAGTGTACTTACCACCTGGATATCAAGAAATGCTTAGCTACCCTGTCGTGTATTGTCAGGACGGCGAGGACTTCTTTAACTTCGGTCGCATTGCAACGCATGCCAACCGACTTATATTAGAAGAAGATATGGAGCCCTTCATTATTGTCGGTGTAGATGTGGATAAAAAAATTCGCACCTCCGAGTATGCACCAGACGGAGATCGCTTCGAGTCATACTGTAAAGCCTTTGCCGAAGAAATCGTTCCTACAATTGAACGACTGTATCCGGTTCGTACGGATTGGACGGACGTCATCCTTGCTGGAGATTCGTTAGCAGGCACCGTATCGCTCCATCTTGCGCTTCAGTATCCAGAGCGCTTCCGTCAAGTTATTGCCATGTCCGGCGCTTACTATTCGGCCTCACAGCAGTTGATTGCGGCGGAACGTGACTTGTCATGGCTGCATATGCACATGATTGTCGGTCTGCAAGAAACAGCGTACCCGACAGATCGCGGAACGTTCGACTTCGTTGATTTGAACCGAACAGCTAAGAAATTGCTGGAGGAGCGCGGTGCTAAGCTCCATTACGAAGAAATGGACGGCAACCATTTGTGGGGCTTTTGGCAAAAGCATCTGCCAGATGCACTTAAATATTTTTTAATGTAG
- a CDS encoding thiamine diphosphokinase: MLESSKSQKQDNYNHIVIFAGGQLHTELILYTDSADFIIGADRGALFLISHGIIPDLAIGDFDSVTDEERALVESTSKRYVGCDAVDKNYTDTELAFQTALSYKPDLITICGATGTRLDHTLANIHLLRQAVEANIMCRIADNNNLIMLTKKEIVVSAQHLQHFKYVSLLPLSMEVRGITLSGFAYPLQDATLQIGQSVGISNELVAATGSIRIVSGYLLVICSRD, from the coding sequence ATGCTGGAGTCATCCAAGTCACAGAAACAAGACAACTATAATCATATCGTTATTTTTGCCGGCGGGCAGTTGCATACAGAACTTATTCTTTATACCGATTCAGCGGATTTCATTATTGGTGCGGATCGAGGAGCGTTATTTTTAATATCACACGGTATTATACCCGATCTTGCAATTGGGGATTTTGATTCGGTTACAGACGAAGAACGAGCTCTGGTTGAATCGACAAGCAAGCGGTACGTCGGTTGTGATGCGGTTGATAAAAATTACACGGATACGGAGCTGGCCTTCCAAACCGCTTTGAGCTATAAGCCTGACCTCATCACGATTTGCGGAGCGACTGGCACGCGGCTTGACCACACATTAGCGAATATTCATCTGCTGCGTCAAGCTGTTGAGGCTAATATCATGTGTCGAATTGCGGATAACAACAATTTAATCATGTTAACTAAAAAGGAGATCGTCGTTTCAGCCCAGCATTTGCAGCATTTCAAGTACGTCTCGTTACTCCCGCTAAGTATGGAAGTGCGAGGCATTACACTAAGCGGATTTGCTTATCCTTTGCAGGATGCGACTTTGCAAATTGGCCAGTCCGTAGGCATTAGTAATGAACTTGTTGCTGCGACAGGGAGCATTCGCATTGTTTCAGGTTATTTACTCGTTATTTGCAGTCGCGACTAG
- a CDS encoding alpha-ketoacid dehydrogenase subunit beta: MAQMNMKEAIRDAMRVELKRDPNVIIFGEDVGHVGGVFRTTEGLQKEFGEDRVFDTPLAEAAIGGLAVGLGIQGFRPIAEIQFVGFIYEAMDQMCVQAARMRFRSGGRYNSPIVFRTPFGGGVKAAELHTDSLEGLMIQTPGIKVVVPSNPYDAKGLMIAAIRDNDPVFFMEHLNLYHAFRAEVPEDDYTVELGKASIVREGKDVTILAYGLMVHTAMKAAAELEKEGVQAEIIDLRTLMPLDIDTIVASIKKTNRAIVVQEAQKTSGVAAEVIAQINEKAILHLEAPVLRVAGPDTIYPFAQIEDQWLPNPARIVAAVNKVLNF; this comes from the coding sequence ATGGCACAAATGAATATGAAAGAAGCGATTCGCGACGCAATGCGCGTTGAGTTGAAGCGCGACCCTAACGTCATTATTTTCGGTGAAGACGTTGGTCATGTTGGCGGTGTTTTCCGTACAACAGAAGGTTTGCAAAAAGAATTTGGTGAGGATCGTGTATTTGATACACCACTTGCAGAAGCTGCAATCGGTGGTTTGGCAGTAGGTTTGGGTATCCAAGGCTTCCGTCCAATAGCTGAGATTCAATTCGTCGGCTTCATCTACGAAGCAATGGACCAAATGTGCGTACAAGCTGCACGTATGCGTTTCCGTTCTGGCGGACGTTACAACTCGCCAATCGTATTCCGTACGCCTTTCGGCGGTGGCGTAAAAGCTGCGGAATTGCACACAGATTCCTTGGAAGGTTTGATGATTCAAACACCAGGTATCAAAGTAGTAGTTCCTTCGAACCCTTACGATGCTAAAGGCTTGATGATTGCTGCGATTCGTGATAACGATCCAGTATTCTTCATGGAGCACTTGAACTTGTACCATGCATTCCGTGCAGAAGTTCCAGAAGACGACTACACAGTTGAACTTGGTAAAGCTAGCATTGTACGTGAAGGTAAAGACGTTACAATCTTGGCTTACGGCTTGATGGTGCACACAGCGATGAAAGCTGCTGCTGAACTTGAAAAAGAAGGCGTACAAGCAGAAATTATCGACTTGCGCACATTGATGCCGCTTGATATTGACACAATTGTTGCGTCCATTAAAAAGACAAACCGTGCAATTGTTGTTCAAGAAGCACAAAAAACATCCGGCGTTGCAGCGGAAGTTATCGCTCAAATTAACGAGAAGGCTATTCTTCATCTTGAAGCTCCAGTTCTTCGCGTTGCTGGTCCAGATACGATTTATCCATTTGCACAAATCGAAGATCAATGGTTGCCTAACCCTGCGCGCATCGTAGCGGCAGTTAACAAGGTATTGAACTTCTAA
- a CDS encoding low molecular weight protein-tyrosine-phosphatase, with the protein MIQVLFVCLGNICRSPMAEAVFREHVRQAGLARQIQIDSAGTGDWHIGHPPHKGTRAILDKLGITYEGMKARQVVPKDFVQFTYIICMDSSNERNVRAWKGANKATGSIIRFMSLLPEEPITEVPDPYHTGNFDEVYKLINDGSARLLAQIVTDHQLQIK; encoded by the coding sequence ATGATACAAGTTCTATTCGTATGTCTAGGTAATATTTGTCGTTCACCGATGGCAGAAGCTGTGTTTCGTGAACATGTTCGCCAGGCTGGTTTAGCGAGACAGATTCAGATTGACTCTGCGGGTACAGGGGATTGGCATATCGGGCATCCACCGCATAAAGGAACGCGTGCCATTTTGGATAAACTGGGAATTACGTATGAAGGGATGAAGGCACGACAAGTTGTGCCGAAAGATTTCGTTCAGTTTACGTATATCATATGTATGGATAGTAGTAACGAAAGAAATGTGCGGGCATGGAAAGGAGCGAACAAAGCAACGGGCTCTATTATCCGCTTTATGTCGCTGTTGCCAGAAGAACCTATTACTGAGGTGCCTGATCCGTACCATACAGGAAATTTCGATGAGGTGTACAAGCTCATAAACGACGGCAGCGCTCGTTTGTTAGCGCAAATTGTGACGGATCATCAGCTTCAGATCAAATAA
- a CDS encoding trimeric intracellular cation channel family protein: MDVDIFTVFSFIGTIAFALSGAVVAMEEKYDALGIFVLGMVTAFGGGVVRNVLIGVPVTTLWSQNTLLTVAMISIAILFVVPLRWIETWRKTEVYFDAIGLSAFAIQGAMYAVEMNHPVSAVVVAAMLTGIGGGIIRDILAGRKPIVLQHEVYALWAILAGLFIALGWANTTIELLILFTSVVMFRMLSVYYNWSAPKRSL, from the coding sequence ATGGACGTTGACATTTTTACAGTGTTCAGTTTTATTGGTACGATTGCCTTCGCACTCTCAGGTGCGGTTGTCGCGATGGAAGAGAAATATGACGCGCTCGGCATTTTTGTACTCGGGATGGTTACTGCTTTCGGTGGCGGGGTTGTGCGAAACGTATTGATTGGCGTTCCTGTTACTACACTTTGGTCGCAAAATACGTTGTTGACCGTAGCGATGATTTCAATTGCAATATTGTTTGTTGTCCCTCTTCGCTGGATCGAAACGTGGCGCAAAACGGAAGTGTACTTTGATGCAATCGGACTGTCAGCTTTCGCCATTCAAGGAGCGATGTATGCTGTCGAGATGAATCACCCCGTAAGTGCAGTCGTGGTTGCAGCGATGCTGACTGGAATAGGCGGAGGAATTATACGAGATATATTGGCAGGGCGGAAACCGATTGTGCTCCAGCATGAAGTTTATGCGTTGTGGGCGATTTTAGCAGGTTTATTTATCGCACTAGGGTGGGCGAATACGACAATTGAACTGCTTATTTTGTTTACTTCCGTCGTCATGTTTCGTATGTTGTCCGTTTATTATAATTGGTCGGCTCCAAAACGTTCGCTTTAA
- the thiE gene encoding thiamine phosphate synthase encodes MQSEQLGSRTDEKGNENEAKGECEQRQNRISSTNKALADMCQVMFVAGTANVPASSTLVDVLVTALRGGITSFQYREKPSESKLTPTERFELALQLRQLCRTYAVPFFVNDDVHLATVVDADGIHLGQEDMPLAEARRKMPHAMIGLSAHNVEEARSAVALGADYIGVGPMFMTNTKLHVRPVQGPQVIAAIRAAELTIPMVGIGGITVERIQQVMNAGADGVAVVSHIASASDVFSTVKALKKEVVLHKQR; translated from the coding sequence ATGCAAAGTGAACAGTTAGGAAGTAGGACTGATGAGAAGGGTAATGAAAATGAAGCTAAGGGTGAGTGTGAGCAGCGGCAAAACCGTATTTCCTCGACAAACAAAGCTCTAGCAGACATGTGCCAGGTTATGTTTGTGGCGGGAACTGCCAATGTTCCTGCAAGTAGCACGCTTGTTGACGTGTTGGTTACCGCATTGAGGGGAGGCATAACATCTTTTCAATATCGCGAAAAGCCCAGTGAATCAAAGCTAACGCCTACAGAACGATTCGAATTGGCACTACAACTTCGACAACTGTGCCGTACTTATGCCGTTCCTTTTTTTGTGAATGATGATGTACATTTAGCTACTGTGGTAGATGCCGACGGGATTCATCTGGGTCAAGAGGATATGCCCCTTGCGGAAGCGCGGCGAAAAATGCCGCACGCGATGATCGGGTTGTCCGCTCACAACGTGGAGGAAGCGCGGTCTGCGGTCGCTTTAGGCGCCGATTATATTGGTGTAGGTCCGATGTTTATGACAAATACGAAGCTTCATGTTCGTCCCGTCCAAGGACCACAAGTTATTGCTGCCATACGCGCAGCGGAACTGACCATTCCTATGGTTGGGATCGGAGGGATTACGGTTGAACGTATCCAGCAGGTTATGAACGCAGGGGCTGACGGAGTTGCCGTTGTAAGTCATATTGCAAGTGCAAGCGATGTATTTTCAACTGTTAAGGCTTTAAAAAAAGAAGTGGTTCTTCATAAGCAACGGTAA
- a CDS encoding thiamine phosphate synthase: protein MKEVNGLIEPWLHVVTPDAVLPDEIVHIACEIHDKVDVLHIRQKQWSARQIWDVVERCRHAGVSMHKIIVNDRVDVAAALHVRGVQLAYHSLPAHVIRTSFPQLAIGVSVHNPEEARSAAAAGADYMLFGHIYPTASKEGLAPRGITALRACRDAVPYIPTIAIGGIKEELVIEVIAAGASGVAVMSAIWGADNPASSVQRFRDALHAAVCARGKLSD, encoded by the coding sequence ATGAAGGAAGTGAACGGATTGATCGAGCCGTGGCTGCATGTTGTTACACCTGATGCCGTTCTCCCAGATGAGATCGTACATATTGCATGTGAAATTCATGACAAGGTCGATGTATTGCACATTAGGCAAAAGCAGTGGTCGGCTCGGCAAATTTGGGACGTTGTTGAACGTTGTAGGCATGCGGGCGTGTCGATGCACAAAATTATCGTTAATGATCGCGTAGACGTTGCAGCCGCATTGCATGTACGAGGCGTACAGCTTGCTTATCATAGCTTGCCTGCTCATGTCATACGAACTTCATTTCCACAGTTAGCTATAGGTGTATCGGTGCATAATCCTGAAGAAGCTCGAAGCGCCGCTGCTGCGGGAGCAGATTATATGTTGTTTGGTCACATTTATCCGACTGCATCCAAAGAAGGCTTAGCACCGCGCGGGATCACAGCTCTGCGTGCATGTCGTGATGCTGTGCCATATATTCCTACTATTGCAATAGGCGGCATTAAAGAAGAGCTCGTAATAGAAGTAATTGCAGCTGGCGCTTCAGGAGTAGCTGTTATGTCGGCCATCTGGGGGGCAGACAATCCTGCCAGCTCCGTGCAACGGTTTCGTGATGCGCTGCATGCTGCGGTATGCGCTAGAGGTAAATTGTCCGACTGA
- the thiO gene encoding glycine oxidase ThiO: protein MGSGLTYNGKKVNSSDVVVVGGGVIGCSVAYELSKRGVRVTLLEKGTIGSGSSCAAAGMLAPVAERIAQPELAQFACLSKSLFPSWTEELWECAHVDVELRLRGLLIPVATNENVQQIEAQLHAAAAFADNTAAASSHWLASDLLARLYPALHDSLAGAFYVEEGHVMPTLLMQALATSARLHGAQLLEHRAVVRLLHEQGRVVGVETMDGVWHADHVVICSGLESAMFTQSFGLDLPLHAVQGELVVVQSHNIHLEQVVYGAGTYIVPKGNGYFYIGATSNAHCYDHHVRALAVQRLIEQATAYVPSIADARFVEAWAGLRPCTPDELPYIGPVEDIEGLWMASGHYRNGILLSAATAQGVAQWLLAGAAKEHMPWEMLAAFSPDRQHSKSIHPAAQMNAEIRMT from the coding sequence ATGGGGAGCGGGTTAACTTACAACGGGAAAAAGGTTAACAGTTCGGATGTGGTCGTTGTTGGGGGTGGAGTAATTGGTTGTAGTGTTGCTTATGAATTAAGTAAGCGTGGCGTGCGTGTAACGCTGCTGGAAAAAGGAACGATCGGTTCTGGATCGAGTTGCGCGGCCGCTGGAATGTTGGCACCTGTTGCGGAGCGTATTGCTCAGCCGGAGCTTGCTCAGTTTGCATGCTTGAGCAAATCGCTGTTTCCTAGCTGGACAGAAGAGCTATGGGAGTGTGCCCATGTGGATGTAGAGCTACGACTGCGTGGCTTGTTAATACCTGTAGCGACGAATGAAAATGTGCAGCAAATCGAAGCGCAACTGCATGCTGCCGCAGCATTTGCTGATAATACAGCTGCTGCTAGCAGCCATTGGCTTGCAAGCGATCTACTAGCACGGCTGTATCCGGCGCTTCATGATTCGCTTGCTGGAGCCTTCTATGTGGAGGAAGGCCACGTTATGCCGACGCTGCTGATGCAAGCATTAGCAACAAGCGCACGTCTTCATGGTGCGCAATTGCTAGAGCATCGTGCCGTAGTGAGACTGTTGCACGAGCAAGGCCGCGTTGTTGGTGTGGAGACGATGGACGGGGTGTGGCATGCTGACCACGTTGTTATCTGTTCTGGATTGGAAAGCGCTATGTTTACCCAATCGTTCGGACTAGACCTTCCATTACATGCTGTGCAAGGCGAACTCGTCGTTGTTCAATCCCATAACATTCATTTGGAGCAAGTTGTTTATGGAGCGGGAACGTATATCGTTCCGAAAGGAAACGGGTATTTTTATATCGGTGCCACGTCTAACGCGCATTGTTATGACCACCATGTTCGTGCGCTAGCTGTGCAGCGATTGATCGAGCAGGCAACTGCATATGTGCCGTCTATTGCAGATGCCCGTTTCGTGGAAGCTTGGGCAGGTTTACGCCCGTGCACGCCAGATGAATTGCCATACATAGGGCCGGTGGAGGACATTGAAGGGTTGTGGATGGCGTCCGGGCATTACCGCAATGGGATTTTGCTCAGTGCCGCAACGGCACAAGGGGTTGCGCAATGGTTATTAGCGGGAGCGGCGAAGGAACATATGCCGTGGGAGATGTTGGCGGCATTCAGTCCGGATAGACAACATTCCAAGTCAATACATCCTGCTGCACAAATGAATGCCGAGATTCGTATGACTTAA
- a CDS encoding thiazole synthase, which translates to MKEQLQIGPYSFKSRLLLGTGKFPDFTMQQQAIDASASEILTFAVRRMNIYDPQQPNFLEQLDLNKYTLLPNTAGASTAEEAVRIARLAKASGLCDMIKVEVIGDMKTLLPDPIETYRACEMLLDEDFIVLPYISDDVILAKRLEQLGVHAVMPGASPIGTGLGLLNPLHLSFIIEQANVPVIIDAGIGSPGDAAKAMELGADGVLLNTAVAGAQDPVRMAEAMKWAVHAGRLGYEAGRVPMKRYASASSPMEGLVK; encoded by the coding sequence ATGAAAGAACAGTTGCAAATAGGGCCGTACTCTTTTAAGTCGAGGTTGCTTCTCGGAACCGGAAAGTTTCCCGACTTTACTATGCAACAGCAAGCCATAGACGCTTCTGCATCAGAAATTTTGACGTTCGCTGTAAGACGTATGAACATTTACGATCCGCAGCAGCCGAACTTTTTGGAACAGCTCGATTTAAATAAGTATACCTTACTGCCCAACACAGCAGGAGCATCGACAGCTGAAGAGGCGGTTCGCATCGCTCGCCTTGCTAAAGCCTCTGGACTTTGTGACATGATTAAAGTAGAAGTGATCGGCGATATGAAAACACTGCTGCCAGATCCGATTGAAACGTATCGCGCCTGTGAAATGCTGCTAGATGAAGACTTTATCGTGTTACCATACATCTCAGATGATGTCATACTGGCAAAGCGTTTAGAGCAGCTAGGGGTTCACGCAGTTATGCCTGGAGCATCTCCAATTGGTACTGGACTAGGATTGCTCAACCCATTGCACTTATCTTTTATTATTGAACAGGCTAATGTTCCTGTTATCATAGACGCAGGAATCGGGTCACCTGGTGATGCTGCGAAGGCGATGGAATTAGGCGCAGACGGAGTTCTACTAAATACTGCCGTGGCTGGTGCCCAAGATCCCGTTCGCATGGCTGAAGCAATGAAATGGGCTGTACATGCGGGCAGACTCGGTTATGAAGCAGGTCGTGTTCCAATGAAGCGCTATGCATCGGCCAGCAGTCCAATGGAAGGTTTAGTTAAATAA
- the thiD gene encoding bifunctional hydroxymethylpyrimidine kinase/phosphomethylpyrimidine kinase, with protein sequence MHIKTALTIAGSDSGGGAGIQADIKTFQECAVYGMSAITAVTAQNTLGVHSVFPLPLVEVAAQLDAIADDIRPDGVKTGMLYDKDTICLVADRIQRYHWRNIVVDPVMIAKGGASLLRSDAAEALIEQLLPLTTVVTPNLLEAEVLAKMTIQSREDRLEAARRIHAYGAKWVYIKGGHDDNEEHATDLAFNGEEARWYSSERIATVHTHGTGCTLSAAITASLASGAEPTTAFERAKAYIQLAIAHPLGIGNGHGPVNHWAQRGLYMQLKPEQWNAARLEPTPLDKTVQLEGQQYAK encoded by the coding sequence ATGCATATCAAGACAGCGCTGACGATTGCCGGTTCCGATTCCGGCGGTGGCGCAGGTATTCAAGCAGACATAAAAACGTTTCAGGAGTGTGCTGTATATGGCATGAGCGCGATAACAGCCGTTACAGCTCAGAACACGCTGGGTGTACACTCCGTCTTTCCATTACCACTGGTAGAAGTAGCTGCTCAACTTGATGCTATTGCAGACGACATCCGACCAGACGGCGTAAAGACAGGGATGCTCTACGATAAGGATACGATTTGCCTCGTTGCCGACCGCATTCAACGTTATCATTGGCGCAATATTGTCGTCGATCCGGTGATGATTGCGAAAGGTGGGGCTAGTTTGCTGCGATCAGATGCTGCAGAGGCCCTGATCGAGCAACTTCTTCCGCTAACGACGGTTGTAACGCCGAATCTCCTCGAAGCAGAAGTACTGGCCAAGATGACGATTCAAAGTCGGGAGGATCGTCTAGAGGCCGCCCGTCGTATTCATGCATATGGGGCAAAATGGGTGTACATCAAAGGCGGCCATGACGATAATGAAGAACATGCGACTGATCTCGCATTTAATGGAGAAGAAGCACGCTGGTACAGCAGTGAACGAATTGCAACAGTTCATACGCATGGCACAGGCTGTACGCTCTCAGCTGCCATAACAGCCTCGTTAGCGTCAGGTGCAGAACCGACAACCGCATTTGAACGTGCCAAAGCGTATATCCAGCTTGCGATTGCACATCCGCTTGGCATTGGAAATGGACACGGCCCAGTAAACCATTGGGCGCAGCGTGGTCTGTACATGCAGCTAAAGCCAGAACAATGGAATGCAGCTCGATTGGAGCCGACTCCACTTGATAAGACCGTTCAACTGGAGGGACAGCAATATGCAAAGTGA
- the pdhA gene encoding pyruvate dehydrogenase (acetyl-transferring) E1 component subunit alpha, producing the protein MSKFHFEVQTEDVTPLSVLSPEGEVVNPDMVPDLSDDQLKEIMYRMVFTRAWDDRAINLGRQGRLGFYAPVSGQEASMVGSVYPLQKEDFVVPAYRDMPQIVWHGLPLYQAFLYSRGHQHGGQIPAGVNVMMPQIIIGAQILHAMGIAMGFKLKKQAQVAITYTGDGGSSEGDFYEGLNFAGAYKLPVIFFVQNNGYAITTPFSKQTAAKSIAHKAIAVGITGLQIDGMDVLAVIKAVQMAAERGRKGEGATLIEALTYRYRPHSMADDTSKYRTKDEEAEWAIKDPLVRFGKYLEKKGLWTEEDTARVKEEAKAKVNEEIKRAEQTEKMTVAGLIDTMFETTPQHLEEQKADFQ; encoded by the coding sequence ATGAGCAAGTTCCATTTCGAAGTTCAGACGGAAGACGTAACACCTTTATCCGTCTTGTCTCCTGAAGGAGAAGTTGTCAATCCGGACATGGTACCGGATTTGAGCGACGATCAACTGAAAGAAATTATGTACCGTATGGTATTTACTCGCGCTTGGGATGACCGCGCTATTAACTTGGGCCGTCAAGGTCGTCTAGGTTTCTATGCACCAGTTTCTGGTCAAGAAGCATCTATGGTAGGTAGTGTTTATCCTTTGCAAAAAGAAGATTTTGTCGTACCAGCATACCGCGATATGCCACAGATCGTATGGCACGGCTTGCCGCTGTACCAAGCGTTCTTGTACTCCCGTGGTCATCAGCATGGTGGACAAATTCCAGCTGGCGTAAACGTTATGATGCCGCAAATCATCATCGGTGCGCAAATTTTGCATGCTATGGGTATCGCAATGGGCTTCAAGCTCAAAAAGCAAGCTCAAGTTGCAATCACGTACACAGGTGACGGCGGATCTTCCGAAGGCGACTTCTACGAAGGCTTGAACTTCGCAGGTGCCTACAAATTGCCAGTTATCTTCTTTGTACAAAACAACGGCTATGCAATTACAACACCGTTCTCCAAGCAAACAGCTGCGAAATCTATCGCACATAAAGCGATTGCTGTCGGAATTACGGGATTGCAAATCGATGGAATGGACGTACTTGCAGTTATTAAAGCTGTTCAAATGGCTGCTGAGCGCGGACGCAAAGGTGAAGGTGCAACACTTATCGAAGCATTGACTTACCGTTACCGTCCACACTCCATGGCGGATGACACTTCTAAATACCGTACCAAAGATGAAGAAGCTGAATGGGCTATTAAAGACCCACTCGTTCGCTTTGGTAAATATTTGGAGAAAAAAGGTCTCTGGACAGAAGAAGACACAGCTCGCGTGAAAGAAGAAGCGAAAGCGAAAGTCAACGAAGAGATCAAGCGTGCAGAGCAAACAGAAAAAATGACAGTTGCTGGTCTTATCGACACGATGTTCGAAACGACTCCGCAACATTTGGAAGAGCAAAAAGCTGACTTTCAATAA